Proteins encoded within one genomic window of Bacillus sp. F19:
- the flaG gene encoding flagellar protein FlaG, translating into MIEKMSSQPGPRISEIDTKHIKLPEHNKEENILTFPKEELEKVINGINDFLQPVNTHIQFQLHEKLNEYYVTVVDNQTKEIVREIPSRKMLDLYAAMTLFRGFVVVKKI; encoded by the coding sequence ATGATCGAAAAAATGTCATCCCAGCCTGGTCCGCGCATCTCGGAAATCGACACGAAACATATTAAACTTCCAGAACATAATAAAGAAGAAAACATACTCACATTTCCAAAAGAAGAATTAGAAAAAGTCATAAATGGCATTAACGATTTCCTGCAGCCAGTAAATACACATATTCAATTCCAGCTTCACGAAAAGCTGAACGAATATTACGTAACGGTTGTTGATAATCAAACAAAAGAAATCGTCAGGGAAATCCCGTCGAGAAAAATGCTCGATCTGTACGCAGCGATGACATTGTTTCGAGGATTTGTTGTAGTCAAAAAGATTTAG
- a CDS encoding flagellin, with product MRINHNISAMNTYRQLGNANSAQAKSMEKLSSGMKINRSADDAAGLAISEKMRNQVRGLDQASRNAQDGISLIQTAEGALNETHSMLQRMAELTAQAANETLTTDDSDKIQAELVELSSQIDKVATQTKFNTKNLLDGTNASLTFQVGANADETITLNLTDNKAATLNVDISATGLAALDGTNATAKANLTKIQDAINTVSENRSNLGAVQNRLEHTINNLGTTSENLTAAESRIRDTDMAKTMMEQTKNSILAQASQSMLAQANQSPQGVLQLLR from the coding sequence ATGAGAATTAATCATAATATTTCAGCAATGAACACGTATCGTCAGCTAGGAAATGCAAACAGCGCACAAGCTAAATCTATGGAGAAATTGTCTTCGGGAATGAAAATTAACCGTTCTGCAGATGATGCTGCCGGCCTTGCAATTTCTGAAAAAATGCGCAACCAAGTACGTGGATTAGATCAAGCATCTCGCAATGCTCAAGACGGTATTTCTTTAATTCAAACTGCTGAAGGTGCTTTAAATGAAACACACTCAATGTTACAGCGTATGGCTGAGTTAACTGCTCAAGCAGCTAACGAAACATTGACTACAGATGATTCAGATAAAATTCAAGCTGAATTAGTAGAATTGTCTTCTCAAATCGACAAAGTTGCAACTCAAACAAAATTTAATACTAAGAACCTGCTAGATGGAACAAATGCATCATTAACGTTCCAAGTTGGAGCTAATGCTGATGAAACAATCACTCTTAACCTTACTGACAACAAAGCAGCTACATTAAATGTAGATATAAGCGCTACTGGTTTAGCTGCATTAGACGGAACGAATGCTACTGCTAAAGCTAACCTAACAAAAATTCAAGATGCTATTAACACTGTTTCTGAAAACCGTTCTAACTTAGGAGCTGTTCAAAACCGTTTAGAGCATACGATTAACAACCTTGGAACAACATCTGAAAACTTAACTGCTGCTGAATCTCGCATAAGAGATACTGACATGGCTAAGACAATGATGGAGCAAACGAAGAATTCTATCCTTGCTCAAGCATCCCAGTCTATGCTAGCTCAAGCAAACCAGTCTCCTCAGGGTGTTTTACAATTATTACGTTAA